A stretch of DNA from Blastocatellia bacterium:
GCATGATTCGCGGGAGTGAATTCGAGGCAGAGACGATCTACGGCGATTACAAGCAGGTGGACGGGCTGATGATAGCCCACTCGATCGAATCCGGCCCCAAAGGCTCCTCGCAAAAGCAAAAGATCACGATTGAGAAAATTGAGATCAATCCACCTATCGAAGATACGCGCTTCGCCATGCCGGAGGTGAAAAAGCCAGACGCGAAACCGGAAAAATAAACGAATCGCCGAAGTGACTAATGAACGAGTCCGCTCACTGCACAGGAAATAGAAGAAGCAGCGCGAGCCTGTGTCGTCGGGAGTCGGCGCTTGGGTTCAGCTCAGCACTAAAAAGAAGATTGGCAGGAGCAGGATTTGCGCGAAGGCATAATCGCATAATACGTCAGATTCAGCTCAGCACTAAAAAGAACATTGGTAGCGGCGCCAGAGGGCGCTCATGATTATGTCATGGTGTCATCGGATCAACTCTCGATAGGGAGGAAGTCGCATCATGTTGGGTAGAGTCAAACTCTTCATGTTCATCGCCGTGTTAGCGGTTGCTCCGTGCTCAACGCTGGCACAAGCGGAAACTCCCAAGCAAGAAACTATTGGGTACGACTCAGAAACGTTTGCCGGACTCGACGCACGTAACATCGGCCCGGCCGTGATGAGTGGACGGATTGCCGCCTTGGACGCGATCGTTGAAAAAGGCCGATTGACGATCTACGTTGGGTCAGCCAGCGGCGGTGTGTGGAAGTCGGTTAACGGCGGCACAACATTCAAGCCGGTATTCGACAAGCACACGCAATCCATCGGCGCCGTGGCGATTGACCGGCGCAATCCCAAGATCGTATGGGTTGGCACCGGCGAGTCATGGGTGCGCAATAGCGTCTCGGTCGGCACAGGCGTGTATAAAACAACTGATGGCGGCGAGACGTGGCAGTTCGTCGGGTTGAAGGATTCGGAACGAATCGCCAGCATTGTCATTGACCCTAACGATAGCCAGACGGTCTACGTGGCAGCTACGGGAGCGCTGTGGAACGCTCATCCGGAACGCGGCGTGTTCAAAACGAGCGATGGCGGCAAGACATGGAAGAAAGTGCTCTATGTTAACGAAGACACCGGGTGCGCATCATTGGCGATTGATCCACAAGATGGCAAAATCCTATATGCCGCGATGTGGCAATTTCGACGCAAGGCATACACGTTCACTTCGGGCGGGCCCGGCAGTGGACTCTACAAAAGCGTGGATGGCGGCGAGACGTGGAGGAAATTGACGAAGGGATTGCCGGAAGGCGATCTGGGCCGAATCGGCATCGCCGTAGCGCCCTCTCGCCCCAGCGTCTTGTATGCCGCCGTCGAGGCCAAACAGAGCGGCTTCTTTCGCTCCGATGATTTGGGTGAGACATGGACGCGCGTCAATTCTGGACAGAACGTTATCGGGCGGCCATTCTACTTCGCGTATGTGGTGGTTGATCCCAACGATTACAATCGCGTTTACAAGCCCGATTTCAGCCTTGCCGTCAGCAATGATGGCGGCAAAACATTTAGCACGATTGGCGGCAGCGTGCACAGCGATTGGCACGCCTTGTGGGTGAACCCGGCCAATTCGGATCATCTGATTGCTGGCACTGATGGCGGATTGTATATCTCTGAAGATCGCGGCAATCACTGGCGATTCGTGCAGAACCTGCCGCTGTCGCAGTTCTATCGTGTCAGCTACGACATGCAACAGCCTTACAACGTCTACGGCGGCTTGCAGGATAACAGCTCATGGTATGGACCGTCGCGAGCGATTAGCGGGATTCAGAATCGTCACTGGAGAAGCGTCTACGGCGGCGATGGCTTCTGGGTGTTCGTTGATCCCACCGATGAGGATTATATCTACGCTGAATATCAAGGCGGGCAACTGGCGCGGATCAACCGACACACGCTGGAGACCAAACGGATCAAGCCGTTGCCTGAAGCCGGCGAGCCGAAGTTTCGCTTCAACTGGAATGCGCCGATCCATTTCAGCCAGCATCAACGCGGCACGCTCTACTTCGGTGCGCAGTACCTCTTCCGCTCCAAAGATCGAGGCGATTCCTGGGAACGCATCTCGCCCGATTTGACGACGAACGATCCGGAGAAACAAAAACAAGAAGAGTCCGGCGGACTGACCATTGATAATTCGACAGCAGAAAATCATTGCACTATTTATACAATCAGTGAGTCACCCAGGAATGGCAACATCATCTGGGTGGGAACAGACGATGGGAATCTGCAAATCACGCGCGATGGGGGGAAAACCTGGCGAAATGTCGTGGGCAACGTGCCCGGCTTGCCACCGCACACCTGGGTATCGTGGGTCGAGGCCAGCCGCTTTGACGAAGCCACAGCCTATGCAACATTCGACGGCCACATGAACGGTGACATGAAAACCTATGTGTACAAAACCACCGACTATGGGGCAACCTGGCAATCACTGACGAGCGGGGAGCTGAGCGGCTATGCGCACGTCATCCGAGAAGACTTGGTGGTCAAAGGCCTGTTATTTCTCGGCACGGAGTTCGGTTTGTTTATCTCGCTTGACGGTGGTCGGCAGTGGGCGCGGTTCACCGGCGGCAATTTTCCGCCCGTGGCCGTGCGCGACATCGCCATTCATCCACGCGAATCGGACCTGATCCTGGCTACGCATGGTCGAGGCATCTGGATCATTGATGACATCACCCCGTTGCGCGCGTTGACGCCAGAGCTGTTGGCGCAAGAGGCTACGTTCGTTGACGCGCGGCCGTCGGTCATGACGATCCCGGCTTCCGAATTCGGCTTCTATGGCGATGCTGAGTTCACGGGCCGTTCTGCTCCTGAAAACGCCGTCATCACCTACTACCAGAAAAAACGGCATATCTTCGGCGACCTGAAATTCGAAATCTATGACTCATCAGGGCGGTTGATCTCAACGATTGCCGGTAATAAGCGGCGTGGGTTGAATCGCGTCGAGTGGCCGATGCGATTGAAGCCGCCAAAAGTGCCGCCTGCTGCCGGCCTTGTGCCGAACTTCTTCTCGCTGGTCGGCCCGCGCGTGCTCGATGGCGTTTACACCGTCAAGATGATCAAAGACAAACAGACCTACACAACCCAGTTGACACTTGTGCCCGACCCGCGCTCGACGCACAGTCGAGAAGACCGCCTGGCACAGTATGAGTTGGTGATGAAACTTTACGACCTGCTAGGCCGACTCACCTATGTTGTCGAAACTATCACGCAGGCGCGCGAGCAAGCCCGCGAGCGTGCAAACAAGCTGCCGGCGACGGACCCGCTGCGAAAACGCTTAGAAGAATTGACCAAATCGGTGGAAGCGATCCGCGCCAAACTGGTAGCCACCAGGGAAGGCGGCGGCATCACGGGCGAGCAAAAACTGCGAGAACGTCTGGGCGATCTGTATGGCAACGTCAATGGCTATGAAGGACGTCCCACGCAATCGCAGGTCAGGCATGCGGCAGCCTTGGAGAAAGAGCTGGACGCCGTTGTGGCTGAGTTTGACGCCGTGATCACAAAGGAACTGTTGCCGATTAACGCGGCACTGGAAAAGAAAAAACTCGACCCCATCAAGCTGATGACCAAAGCTGAATGGGAGAACCAACAGGAGAAGTGATATGGTTGATTTCAGGTTAACCGATGAACAGCAAGCCATTCAAAAACTCGCTCATGAATTTGCCGTCAAAGAAATTGTTCCGGTCGCTGCTGAGTACGATCAGACAGCCAAGTTCCCGTGGCCGATTGTGGAGAAAGCCTATGACGTCGGCCTCATGAATTTGAATATCCCTGAAGAATACGGCGGCGCCGGTCTGGGCCTAC
This window harbors:
- a CDS encoding glycosyl hydrolase, giving the protein MLGRVKLFMFIAVLAVAPCSTLAQAETPKQETIGYDSETFAGLDARNIGPAVMSGRIAALDAIVEKGRLTIYVGSASGGVWKSVNGGTTFKPVFDKHTQSIGAVAIDRRNPKIVWVGTGESWVRNSVSVGTGVYKTTDGGETWQFVGLKDSERIASIVIDPNDSQTVYVAATGALWNAHPERGVFKTSDGGKTWKKVLYVNEDTGCASLAIDPQDGKILYAAMWQFRRKAYTFTSGGPGSGLYKSVDGGETWRKLTKGLPEGDLGRIGIAVAPSRPSVLYAAVEAKQSGFFRSDDLGETWTRVNSGQNVIGRPFYFAYVVVDPNDYNRVYKPDFSLAVSNDGGKTFSTIGGSVHSDWHALWVNPANSDHLIAGTDGGLYISEDRGNHWRFVQNLPLSQFYRVSYDMQQPYNVYGGLQDNSSWYGPSRAISGIQNRHWRSVYGGDGFWVFVDPTDEDYIYAEYQGGQLARINRHTLETKRIKPLPEAGEPKFRFNWNAPIHFSQHQRGTLYFGAQYLFRSKDRGDSWERISPDLTTNDPEKQKQEESGGLTIDNSTAENHCTIYTISESPRNGNIIWVGTDDGNLQITRDGGKTWRNVVGNVPGLPPHTWVSWVEASRFDEATAYATFDGHMNGDMKTYVYKTTDYGATWQSLTSGELSGYAHVIREDLVVKGLLFLGTEFGLFISLDGGRQWARFTGGNFPPVAVRDIAIHPRESDLILATHGRGIWIIDDITPLRALTPELLAQEATFVDARPSVMTIPASEFGFYGDAEFTGRSAPENAVITYYQKKRHIFGDLKFEIYDSSGRLISTIAGNKRRGLNRVEWPMRLKPPKVPPAAGLVPNFFSLVGPRVLDGVYTVKMIKDKQTYTTQLTLVPDPRSTHSREDRLAQYELVMKLYDLLGRLTYVVETITQAREQARERANKLPATDPLRKRLEELTKSVEAIRAKLVATREGGGITGEQKLRERLGDLYGNVNGYEGRPTQSQVRHAAALEKELDAVVAEFDAVITKELLPINAALEKKKLDPIKLMTKAEWENQQEK